In Nitrosococcus oceani ATCC 19707, the following proteins share a genomic window:
- a CDS encoding sugar-transfer associated ATP-grasp domain-containing protein, whose protein sequence is MFWRLRQRVSRFCKDFAALPGVLWEHGRAARKASGKSLLGQASEMIALRWGKGRLAPDEYYQYCLFDDRRFSPEQKRTFLGRHMQYDLWELFDSWSWHAIANDKLVACSLFEALQLPSPKLYGFFHPIRRHGALPIVRNGAQLGQFLREQAPFPLVAKPVLGMWGKNVYAIERLEHESDELVLVNGKRMAIADFVAALEPLVKQGWLFQELLKPHPMLLELCGNRICSVRVVTLLDPAPIIISTLWKVAVGNAMADNYWEPGNLVGPIDPETGVVGQMFTGLGLQRRNVSEHPDTGEKLVGITLPNWEQTLELCREGTASLPGLKMQAWDIALTDRGPVMLEVNIIGGVRLPQLVVDAGMNRGPLREMLRKHRYM, encoded by the coding sequence ATGTTTTGGAGACTGCGCCAGCGCGTTAGCCGGTTTTGCAAAGATTTTGCCGCGTTGCCGGGGGTACTGTGGGAACATGGCAGGGCGGCGCGAAAGGCCTCTGGGAAGTCACTACTGGGTCAGGCTTCCGAGATGATTGCCCTGCGCTGGGGCAAGGGCCGCTTGGCTCCTGATGAATACTATCAGTATTGTTTATTTGATGATCGGCGTTTCAGCCCCGAGCAGAAGCGGACTTTCCTTGGTCGGCACATGCAGTACGATCTATGGGAGCTGTTCGATTCCTGGTCATGGCATGCCATTGCGAACGACAAGCTGGTGGCATGCAGCCTATTTGAAGCCTTGCAATTGCCGTCGCCCAAATTGTACGGGTTCTTTCATCCGATACGCCGCCATGGCGCCTTGCCTATAGTGCGAAACGGGGCGCAGCTCGGGCAGTTTCTTCGTGAACAGGCGCCATTCCCTTTGGTTGCCAAGCCTGTGCTTGGAATGTGGGGTAAAAATGTATACGCCATCGAGCGCCTTGAGCATGAAAGCGATGAACTGGTGCTGGTTAATGGGAAGCGTATGGCTATAGCGGATTTTGTGGCTGCTCTTGAGCCCCTGGTGAAACAAGGGTGGCTCTTTCAGGAGCTTTTGAAGCCACATCCCATGCTATTGGAACTATGTGGTAACCGCATTTGCAGTGTCCGCGTAGTGACCCTGCTGGACCCGGCGCCTATCATAATTAGCACTCTCTGGAAAGTCGCTGTGGGCAACGCAATGGCTGATAATTATTGGGAGCCTGGAAATTTAGTAGGGCCTATCGACCCTGAGACGGGAGTCGTGGGGCAGATGTTTACGGGTTTGGGGTTACAACGCCGCAATGTTTCCGAGCACCCGGATACGGGGGAGAAGCTGGTAGGGATTACTTTGCCCAACTGGGAGCAGACGCTGGAACTTTGCCGGGAGGGCACGGCGTCATTGCCAGGCCTAAAAATGCAGGCGTGGGATATTGCGTTGACCGATCGGGGGCCGGTGATGCTCGAAGTCAATATCATCGGCGGGGTACGCTTGCCCCAGCTGGTAGTTGATGCAGGCATGAATCGAGGTCCATTGAGAGAGATGCTGCGCAAACATAGATATATGTAG
- a CDS encoding lipopolysaccharide biosynthesis protein: MLESKTEPGVRHSIVVTTLNRYAVLVISLVSTMVLARLLTPAEIGIFSMAVVFVNLAHSMRDFGVGRYIVQEKELTVDRIRSAFGITLGIAWSMAIVLAIAAPWVADFYGDERVTGILRVLAVNFVLIPFGSVVLSYLNREMQFTTIFLVGVISEFVRAASGIWFAWIGLGAMSLAWSALLGVIATVVLARILGPSHFILRPAFCEWRRVMSFGGRATLATIAFQFQRGAPEVVIGRYLSAAAVGFFSKALGVIRLFDRTVLSAVSPAILPHMAAKHRSGESVAGFYAHGLGLITALAWPCYAFIAIMAFPVVRILFGDQWDAAVPLARILAIYAAVDALYAFTAQALIAVGAVHLLVRLRVATLLATVLALVLAVSYGLEVVAFAMVFPAVVGLIYSSLLMRSAIGLKGRVYLKATAASLLITAATVAFPLFYLGMPAAVGQPHWQFFIISAAGGSAGWMVAVITLRHPIWDELRLLFSQARNRLWPVSS, translated from the coding sequence ATGCTCGAAAGCAAGACTGAGCCTGGTGTTCGGCACTCGATAGTGGTTACAACGTTGAACCGCTATGCAGTTTTAGTGATTTCCTTGGTCTCCACGATGGTGTTGGCGCGCTTGCTTACGCCGGCCGAGATCGGCATTTTTTCCATGGCGGTGGTCTTCGTGAACCTTGCCCATTCCATGCGTGACTTTGGCGTAGGCCGGTACATCGTTCAGGAGAAGGAGCTTACCGTAGATCGTATCCGGTCCGCCTTCGGAATCACGTTGGGTATCGCCTGGTCTATGGCCATTGTGCTAGCAATTGCAGCGCCTTGGGTTGCTGATTTTTATGGGGATGAAAGGGTGACAGGAATCCTGCGGGTGCTTGCCGTTAATTTCGTTTTAATTCCGTTTGGCTCCGTGGTTCTCTCTTACTTGAACAGGGAAATGCAGTTTACCACTATTTTCCTGGTGGGCGTCATTAGTGAATTTGTCCGGGCTGCGAGCGGTATTTGGTTTGCATGGATAGGACTTGGCGCTATGAGTTTAGCATGGAGCGCACTTCTTGGGGTAATTGCCACAGTAGTATTGGCGCGTATTCTAGGGCCTAGCCACTTCATCCTGCGCCCAGCATTTTGTGAATGGCGGAGGGTTATGAGCTTTGGCGGACGGGCCACGCTTGCAACCATTGCATTCCAGTTTCAGCGGGGAGCGCCTGAGGTAGTCATTGGCCGGTATTTGAGTGCTGCAGCGGTAGGTTTCTTCAGCAAAGCTCTTGGGGTTATTCGGCTCTTCGACCGCACGGTGCTATCGGCGGTAAGCCCGGCAATTTTGCCCCACATGGCGGCCAAGCACCGCTCGGGAGAGAGTGTCGCGGGTTTTTATGCCCATGGGCTTGGGTTAATTACCGCCCTCGCGTGGCCATGCTATGCTTTTATCGCCATCATGGCGTTCCCGGTGGTACGAATTCTGTTCGGCGATCAGTGGGATGCTGCGGTTCCCCTGGCGCGCATTCTGGCCATCTATGCGGCGGTCGATGCTTTGTATGCGTTTACCGCGCAGGCGCTGATTGCGGTCGGTGCGGTACACCTGCTGGTGCGGCTAAGGGTGGCTACCCTTTTAGCGACGGTTTTGGCGCTGGTGCTGGCTGTTTCTTATGGGTTAGAAGTTGTTGCTTTTGCGATGGTTTTTCCGGCTGTAGTGGGGCTGATCTATTCCTCTTTGCTGATGCGTTCAGCTATTGGTCTCAAGGGTAGGGTTTACCTAAAGGCCACTGCCGCAAGCTTATTGATTACCGCTGCCACAGTAGCGTTCCCCTTGTTCTATCTGGGGATGCCGGCGGCAGTTGGGCAGCCCCATTGGCAATTTTTTATTATTAGTGCTGCCGGCGGCAGTGCAGGCTGGATGGTGGCTGTAATTACGCTTCGTCATCCTATTTGGGACGAGTTGAGACTTCTATTTTCCCAGGCTCGGAATCGGTTATGGCCGGTTAGCAGTTAG
- the ftsY gene encoding signal recognition particle-docking protein FtsY, translating to MVSFFKRKRKSPEQNSEATLPPVAAEATREASSETGAGEKQSLFKRLRDRLGRTRGNLTGGIADLMLGKKSIDDELLEEIETQLLIADLGVEATQAIIEDLTIRTSREQLQDAEALMEALRENMQELLTPCNQPLIIPAAIKPFVILMVGVNGVGKTTTIGKLAKKFQAEGRSVMLAAGDTFRAAAVEQLQVWGERNQVPVMAQHSGADSASVIFDAVQSAQVRGIDVLIADTAGRLHTQTNLMEELKKVKRVMGKVNPHAPHEIMLTVDAGTGQNALNQARQFHEAVDLTGIILTKLDGTAKGGVIFAIAKKMGLPIRFIGVGEGIDDLRPFNAEEFVNALLTPLPPRETEELENSSGQPS from the coding sequence ATGGTAAGTTTCTTTAAGCGTAAGCGAAAGAGCCCAGAACAGAATTCAGAAGCGACTCTTCCTCCGGTAGCCGCCGAAGCTACCAGAGAAGCCAGCTCAGAGACCGGAGCCGGGGAAAAACAATCTTTATTCAAGCGCCTACGTGACCGCCTTGGCCGCACCCGCGGTAATCTGACGGGTGGTATTGCTGACCTGATGCTAGGCAAAAAATCCATTGATGATGAGTTGTTGGAAGAGATTGAAACTCAACTGCTTATTGCAGACTTGGGAGTCGAAGCCACTCAGGCCATTATTGAGGATCTCACCATTCGAACTTCCCGCGAGCAACTCCAAGATGCGGAGGCTTTGATGGAGGCCCTACGGGAGAATATGCAAGAATTACTGACGCCTTGCAACCAACCGTTAATAATTCCAGCAGCTATTAAACCCTTTGTCATTCTCATGGTAGGCGTTAATGGAGTCGGTAAAACCACCACTATTGGCAAGCTAGCGAAAAAATTCCAGGCTGAGGGCCGCTCGGTAATGCTCGCTGCTGGCGATACCTTTCGTGCTGCAGCGGTGGAACAATTGCAAGTATGGGGTGAACGTAACCAAGTTCCGGTCATGGCCCAGCACAGCGGAGCTGATTCCGCCTCAGTAATTTTTGATGCCGTGCAATCGGCCCAGGTCCGGGGAATCGATGTGCTAATTGCGGATACCGCAGGCCGGCTCCATACTCAAACTAATCTTATGGAAGAACTTAAAAAAGTGAAACGAGTTATGGGTAAAGTAAATCCCCACGCTCCCCATGAAATAATGCTGACCGTGGATGCTGGAACAGGTCAAAATGCACTAAATCAAGCTAGGCAATTCCATGAGGCCGTTGACCTTACCGGGATTATCCTCACCAAGTTAGATGGTACTGCTAAAGGAGGGGTAATTTTTGCCATTGCTAAAAAAATGGGACTCCCGATCCGTTTTATCGGTGTCGGCGAGGGCATTGATGACCTTCGCCCTTTCAATGCCGAGGAATTTGTTAATGCCTTACTTACCCCCCTACCTCCAAGAGAAACCGAAGAACTTGAGAATTCATCAGGACAGCCGAGTTAA
- a CDS encoding lysylphosphatidylglycerol synthase transmembrane domain-containing protein, with protein sequence MASTELKSLQGWRYRVFLLSVAFSAAGYLGVSLWGGWREVLQTIGAVGFWGTVIVLGLSLVNYGLRFVRWQHYLQLLGHPLSLEPSLRIYLAGFALTTTPGKAGEMLRSVFLKHHGVPYSKSLAAFFAERLCDLIAVLILIAAGAWRHERAQPIILGLGIALVMGLILLHIPRWLRGIETWVERFSRPRLRSFLISIIEMVLHFRRCFAFSTMVYAISLGFFAWGAEGLGLYYVANWMGGEISLIEAVFIYAFSMLVGALSFLPGGLGSAEVTMIGLLLLNGMGEAQAVACTLFIRLATLWFAVLLGLLALPRRD encoded by the coding sequence ATGGCAAGTACCGAATTGAAATCGTTGCAGGGGTGGCGTTATCGGGTGTTCTTGCTCTCGGTGGCGTTTTCCGCCGCCGGTTACTTAGGCGTTTCCCTCTGGGGCGGTTGGCGTGAAGTATTACAGACTATAGGCGCTGTCGGTTTTTGGGGTACTGTGATTGTATTAGGGCTTTCCTTAGTGAACTATGGATTGCGTTTCGTACGTTGGCAGCATTATCTGCAGTTACTTGGGCACCCGCTTTCTCTGGAACCAAGCCTTCGTATCTATTTGGCTGGATTTGCGTTGACCACTACCCCAGGTAAAGCGGGGGAAATGCTTCGGAGCGTGTTTTTAAAACACCATGGGGTACCTTACTCGAAAAGCTTAGCAGCCTTCTTTGCGGAACGTCTTTGCGATCTCATCGCGGTGCTTATTTTGATAGCGGCAGGAGCTTGGCGTCATGAGAGGGCTCAGCCAATTATTCTTGGCCTTGGAATAGCCTTGGTCATGGGACTTATATTATTGCATATTCCCCGTTGGCTCCGAGGAATAGAGACCTGGGTAGAGCGTTTCTCTAGGCCGCGGCTGAGGAGTTTTTTAATCTCGATCATCGAGATGGTTTTGCATTTCCGCCGCTGTTTTGCTTTTTCCACGATGGTTTATGCTATTTCCTTGGGCTTTTTTGCCTGGGGTGCTGAAGGGCTAGGACTATATTATGTGGCTAATTGGATGGGTGGGGAGATTAGCCTCATTGAGGCGGTGTTTATTTATGCCTTTTCTATGCTTGTTGGGGCACTGAGTTTTTTGCCGGGAGGGCTGGGTAGCGCTGAGGTTACGATGATAGGGCTGTTGCTGTTAAATGGCATGGGAGAGGCTCAAGCCGTTGCCTGTACCCTGTTTATACGATTGGCCACATTGTGGTTTGCTGTGCTACTAGGGTTGTTGGCTTTGCCTCGTAGAGATTAA
- a CDS encoding S1 family peptidase: MNLCRILWQGGWFSLKISLLLFTAIPALADLADTIEHVKQAVVGVGTYASIRGVQARYRGTGFVVADGRHVVTNAHVLPSELNSERNEYIAVFVGVKGQVRQAEKVAVDAVHDLALLKIGGGSLSSLSLGNPSQVREGEGVAFTGFPIGPVLGLYPVTHRGIVSAITPIATAGRASQDLNPQRIQQLRRQPFKVFQLDATAYPGNSGSPVYDPDTGQVLGVVNKVFVKGSKENVLKHPSGITYAIPADYVKALLGRAGLKP; the protein is encoded by the coding sequence ATGAATTTGTGTCGAATATTGTGGCAAGGAGGGTGGTTTTCATTAAAAATTAGCCTGCTGCTTTTCACGGCAATTCCTGCCTTGGCGGATTTAGCGGATACCATCGAGCACGTTAAACAGGCGGTGGTGGGGGTGGGTACTTATGCCTCCATTCGGGGCGTCCAAGCACGCTATCGGGGAACAGGCTTTGTAGTTGCTGATGGCCGGCATGTGGTGACTAATGCCCATGTTTTGCCTTCTGAGCTTAATTCAGAGCGTAACGAATATATTGCAGTTTTTGTCGGTGTTAAGGGGCAGGTACGGCAAGCGGAGAAAGTAGCTGTGGATGCCGTTCATGATCTTGCCCTCCTGAAGATAGGGGGGGGCTCTCTATCCTCTCTTTCACTGGGAAACCCCTCACAAGTCCGTGAGGGAGAAGGGGTTGCTTTTACCGGCTTTCCGATTGGACCCGTGCTGGGACTCTATCCGGTGACCCACCGTGGCATCGTCTCAGCCATTACCCCCATTGCCACGGCAGGACGAGCTAGCCAAGATCTTAACCCTCAGCGTATTCAGCAGCTACGCCGGCAACCTTTTAAAGTATTTCAGCTAGATGCTACAGCATATCCGGGTAATAGTGGCAGTCCCGTTTATGATCCGGATACAGGACAGGTGCTGGGCGTGGTCAATAAAGTTTTTGTTAAAGGTAGTAAGGAAAACGTTCTTAAACATCCCAGCGGAATTACTTATGCGATTCCGGCGGACTACGTCAAGGCCCTCCTTGGACGAGCTGGGTTAAAGCCGTAG
- a CDS encoding VanZ family protein — protein MMYSKGQAKPFRLLSVIIYAGLLAYGTLYPLHDWRVPLESGWLPIFGHGSKVSYSDIFTNIVVYIPLGFLLARAVISRSPIGKIIAALLGGTVLSFLLESLQVYLPSRVSSFLDLALNTTGALAGGLLFVAVRPQGRIYECLLSLRQAHIRPGALASASMFLLGLWGLSQTSPWVPSLDISGLRQELKPLWYTLTQQIPLDFNQMVVYILTIMALGTVGAAALKSDKSAFWWFAVFISAVLLFKIPVVGRPLSAEALAGAGVGVVGFALLRQLPARGAIVSSIVAILGAVIIDELRVGTTWLISNFNWIPFKGHLTSTVIGIVDTLIGAWPFFALSILVLHLRPQRPRRILVWGGIGVFVGMFTLEWNQQYIAGRYPDITDAVLALLAWWLPWFYTPLRQEIRRHHYPDLKGNLRESG, from the coding sequence ATGATGTATTCCAAAGGGCAGGCTAAACCATTTCGCTTATTGTCGGTAATCATCTACGCGGGATTGCTGGCTTATGGTACCCTCTATCCGTTGCATGATTGGCGAGTCCCATTGGAATCGGGGTGGTTGCCTATTTTTGGGCACGGATCGAAAGTTAGCTATTCAGATATTTTTACCAATATTGTCGTCTATATCCCGTTAGGTTTCTTGCTTGCTCGCGCCGTTATTTCCCGTTCCCCTATTGGCAAAATTATTGCTGCTCTTTTGGGAGGAACGGTATTAAGTTTTTTGCTTGAGTCCTTACAGGTTTACCTACCCAGCCGAGTATCTTCATTCCTAGACTTAGCGCTTAACACTACGGGAGCCCTTGCGGGCGGCTTGCTCTTCGTTGCGGTACGTCCCCAAGGCCGGATTTATGAGTGTCTACTTTCATTGCGTCAAGCCCACATACGGCCTGGAGCGTTAGCCAGCGCAAGCATGTTTTTGTTAGGGTTGTGGGGGCTTTCTCAAACCAGTCCATGGGTTCCGTCGCTTGATATCTCTGGCCTGCGTCAGGAATTAAAGCCGTTATGGTATACGTTGACACAGCAAATCCCCCTCGATTTTAACCAGATGGTAGTATATATTTTGACCATCATGGCGCTGGGCACGGTGGGTGCCGCAGCCTTAAAATCCGATAAATCCGCGTTTTGGTGGTTTGCGGTATTCATTAGCGCGGTGCTATTGTTTAAAATACCCGTGGTGGGTCGCCCGCTCTCTGCTGAGGCCCTTGCAGGTGCGGGAGTAGGGGTAGTGGGATTTGCCTTGCTGCGGCAGTTACCAGCAAGGGGTGCTATTGTAAGCAGTATCGTTGCCATTCTTGGGGCGGTTATTATTGACGAACTACGCGTTGGGACAACGTGGCTAATCTCTAATTTTAACTGGATACCTTTCAAGGGGCACTTGACTAGCACCGTGATTGGCATTGTTGATACGCTCATTGGTGCTTGGCCTTTTTTTGCCCTTAGTATACTGGTACTTCATCTTCGCCCCCAACGGCCCAGAAGGATACTGGTCTGGGGAGGAATCGGGGTGTTTGTTGGGATGTTCACCTTGGAATGGAATCAGCAATACATTGCAGGCCGATACCCTGATATTACTGATGCTGTATTGGCTTTACTTGCTTGGTGGTTACCTTGGTTCTACACGCCATTACGCCAGGAAATACGTAGGCACCATTACCCGGATTTAAAAGGTAATCTTAGAGAAAGCGGATGA
- a CDS encoding M16 family metallopeptidase translates to MTPLIRLLTIFLALMLPLAVMAKVHEFTLKNGLKLLVKEDPRAPVMVSQVWYKVGSSYEYNGITGISHMLEHMMFKGTKNLEPNQFSQIISANGGEENAFTGRDYTAYFEQMANDQVEVSFRLEADRMRNLVLIPEELRKEKQVVMEERRMRTEDNPNALTYERFNATAFLSGPYHHPVIGWMSDIQHYELKDLQAWYQKWYAPNNATVVVVGDVDPEAVHALAEKYFGSLKPEKITPPKPQEEISQTGRREIFVRAPAELPYLLLGWKVPVIKNAEEDWEAYALEVLGGILDGGRSSRFSRELIRGSQVATSVGASYHLYGRIKDQFVIAGVPAQGRTIAELEEAIWAQIQRLQKELVSKEELERIKNQVVAHQVFEQDSMFFQAMQLGLLETVGLDWRLADAYVDQVRAITPEQVQAVAQKYLLEARLTRAELVPLPIEPGEKAPSTQPVEGGRHVS, encoded by the coding sequence ATGACGCCACTCATACGCTTGCTAACAATCTTTTTGGCCCTGATGTTGCCACTAGCAGTTATGGCCAAAGTACATGAATTTACCCTGAAGAACGGGCTAAAGCTCCTGGTTAAGGAAGATCCTCGGGCACCGGTGATGGTTTCCCAAGTGTGGTACAAGGTGGGCTCTAGCTATGAGTACAATGGGATTACGGGTATTTCCCATATGCTAGAGCATATGATGTTTAAGGGAACTAAAAATTTGGAGCCAAACCAATTTTCGCAGATTATTTCTGCTAACGGGGGTGAGGAAAATGCTTTTACGGGCCGGGATTACACAGCGTATTTTGAGCAGATGGCCAATGACCAGGTAGAGGTCAGTTTCCGGCTGGAAGCTGATCGCATGCGCAACCTAGTGCTCATTCCCGAAGAATTACGGAAGGAAAAGCAGGTGGTGATGGAGGAGCGGCGCATGCGCACTGAGGATAATCCTAATGCCTTGACCTACGAGCGTTTCAACGCTACCGCTTTTCTCAGCGGCCCCTATCATCATCCCGTGATTGGTTGGATGAGCGATATTCAACACTATGAACTCAAGGATTTGCAAGCCTGGTATCAGAAGTGGTATGCCCCTAACAATGCCACTGTGGTGGTCGTGGGAGATGTAGACCCTGAGGCCGTCCATGCTTTGGCTGAAAAATATTTTGGCTCCTTAAAACCAGAGAAAATCACTCCCCCCAAACCCCAGGAGGAGATTTCCCAGACTGGCCGGCGGGAGATTTTTGTGCGGGCACCGGCTGAGCTGCCTTATTTGCTGTTAGGGTGGAAGGTGCCGGTTATAAAGAACGCGGAAGAAGACTGGGAAGCCTATGCCCTGGAGGTGTTAGGCGGGATTTTAGATGGAGGGCGTAGTTCTCGCTTTTCCAGGGAACTTATCCGGGGCAGCCAAGTGGCTACCAGCGTAGGGGCCAGCTACCATTTGTATGGGCGCATCAAAGACCAATTTGTGATTGCTGGAGTACCGGCCCAGGGACGGACTATTGCCGAGTTGGAGGAGGCTATTTGGGCACAGATTCAGCGCCTGCAAAAAGAACTCGTGAGCAAGGAGGAACTGGAGCGAATCAAAAACCAGGTAGTTGCCCATCAGGTTTTTGAACAGGACTCCATGTTTTTTCAGGCCATGCAGCTAGGGTTGCTGGAAACGGTTGGGCTAGACTGGCGGCTAGCGGATGCCTATGTGGATCAGGTGCGCGCCATTACCCCTGAACAAGTCCAGGCGGTTGCCCAGAAATATTTGTTGGAGGCCAGGTTAACCCGGGCGGAATTGGTGCCTTTACCTATTGAGCCAGGAGAAAAAGCGCCTTCGACTCAGCCCGTGGAAGGAGGTCGCCATGTTTCGTAG
- a CDS encoding M16 family metallopeptidase, with the protein MFRSLAILLLWSIAAVSLAAPDIQHWTMANGARVYFIQAKELPMVDVRVVFDAGAARDENQPGLAQLSSALLPEGAGELDADAIAKRFDNLGAQFGTQAERDMAVVSLRSLTESEILQPALETMALVLEQPTMPVAAFERVRKRMETALQRQLQSPSSLASRAFYHRLYGDYPYGHLPLGTQEGLASLTQEDALAFHRRYYVASNAIVAIVGALERPQAEQVAKQVVGDLPTGKPAPALSPVPKIKKTEIETIHYPSSQTTIILGTIGVRRGDPDYFPLYVGNHVLGGSGLVSRISVELREKRGLTYSAYSYFSPMRRRGPYVLSLQTRNEQAKEALEVLRETLQNFIATGPSEKELQLAKQNITGGFPLRIDSNGEKVQYLAMIAFYQLPRNYLETFISQVEAVTATQIREAFQKRIDLDKMVTVMVGGATKE; encoded by the coding sequence ATGTTTCGTAGTCTTGCAATTTTACTGCTCTGGAGTATTGCTGCTGTAAGTTTAGCGGCGCCTGATATTCAGCATTGGACGATGGCTAACGGAGCCCGGGTTTATTTTATCCAGGCCAAGGAATTGCCCATGGTGGATGTCCGCGTAGTCTTCGACGCAGGTGCGGCCCGGGATGAAAACCAACCTGGGTTGGCCCAACTGAGCAGCGCCCTTTTACCGGAAGGTGCGGGTGAGTTAGATGCCGATGCCATCGCCAAGCGATTTGATAATTTGGGCGCCCAGTTTGGTACCCAGGCCGAACGGGATATGGCGGTAGTCAGCCTGCGTAGCTTGACCGAGTCTGAAATTTTGCAGCCGGCATTGGAGACCATGGCCTTGGTTTTGGAGCAGCCTACTATGCCGGTAGCGGCTTTTGAGCGGGTACGTAAGCGAATGGAAACTGCTCTACAAAGGCAGTTGCAGTCGCCGAGCAGTCTTGCTAGCCGGGCTTTTTATCACCGCCTTTATGGCGACTACCCCTATGGGCATCTGCCTCTAGGAACCCAGGAAGGGTTGGCTAGCTTAACCCAGGAGGATGCCTTGGCCTTCCACCGGCGCTACTATGTAGCTAGCAATGCGATAGTGGCAATTGTGGGTGCGCTAGAGCGGCCCCAGGCCGAGCAGGTAGCCAAGCAGGTGGTAGGCGATTTGCCAACGGGAAAGCCAGCACCAGCGTTGTCTCCTGTCCCCAAAATCAAAAAGACAGAAATAGAAACCATTCATTATCCTTCTAGTCAGACGACTATTATCCTGGGAACGATAGGGGTGCGCCGGGGTGATCCTGACTATTTTCCCCTTTATGTGGGCAACCATGTTTTAGGCGGCAGTGGTTTGGTTTCCCGGATCAGCGTGGAGCTTCGAGAGAAGCGAGGACTGACCTATAGCGCCTATAGTTATTTTAGCCCCATGCGGCGCCGAGGGCCTTATGTTCTGTCGCTACAAACCCGGAATGAACAGGCCAAGGAAGCATTAGAAGTGTTGCGCGAGACCCTGCAAAATTTTATTGCCACAGGTCCCAGCGAGAAGGAACTTCAGCTAGCAAAGCAAAATATTACTGGCGGTTTTCCCCTGCGAATCGACAGCAATGGGGAGAAGGTCCAATATCTTGCCATGATTGCTTTCTATCAATTGCCGCGGAATTATCTGGAGACCTTCATTTCCCAGGTAGAGGCGGTCACGGCTACCCAGATTCGGGAGGCTTTTCAGAAACGGATCGATTTAGATAAGATGGTCACGGTTATGGTGGGCGGTGCCACCAAGGAGTAG
- the rpoH gene encoding RNA polymerase sigma factor RpoH, which yields MELTVRNDNGALVPVAVGNLNTYCQNAHSIPVLSAEQERSLALRLRQHNDLEAARQLVLSHLRFVIRIARGYNGYGLPLADLIQEGNIGLMKAVKRFDPEQGVRLVSFAVHWIRAEIHEFILRNWRIVKVATTKAQRKLFFNLRSAKKRLGWLNRKEVDEVAQDLGVSPKQVMEMEARLSSQDAPFDGSNAEESENGIPAPMAYLADPSADPAQKMELLDQENYYGQRLQQALEVLDLRSRTIINRRWLQENKSTLHELAAEYQISAERIRQLENNAIKKMRSVLAD from the coding sequence ATGGAACTGACTGTACGCAATGATAATGGGGCGTTAGTACCCGTAGCCGTTGGTAATCTCAATACCTACTGCCAAAATGCCCATAGCATCCCTGTGTTAAGTGCAGAGCAAGAACGATCCCTTGCCCTTCGGCTTAGGCAGCATAATGATCTGGAGGCAGCTCGGCAGTTGGTCCTCTCCCATCTTCGTTTCGTCATCCGGATTGCGCGGGGATATAATGGTTATGGGCTTCCTCTGGCAGATTTAATTCAAGAGGGCAATATTGGTCTTATGAAAGCGGTCAAACGCTTCGATCCAGAGCAAGGAGTGCGTTTGGTGTCTTTCGCTGTCCATTGGATCCGGGCGGAAATCCATGAATTCATTCTTCGTAACTGGCGTATCGTCAAAGTCGCAACCACCAAAGCCCAGCGCAAGTTGTTCTTTAATCTGCGGAGCGCTAAAAAACGTTTAGGCTGGCTCAATAGAAAAGAAGTAGATGAAGTCGCCCAGGATCTGGGTGTCAGCCCCAAGCAAGTAATGGAAATGGAGGCTCGCCTGAGCAGCCAAGATGCGCCTTTTGATGGCTCTAACGCGGAGGAGAGCGAAAATGGCATCCCCGCGCCGATGGCTTACCTTGCAGATCCATCTGCTGATCCAGCCCAGAAAATGGAGCTGCTGGATCAGGAAAATTATTATGGCCAACGGTTACAACAGGCATTGGAAGTGCTAGATTTGCGCAGCCGCACTATCATTAACCGCCGTTGGCTTCAAGAAAACAAAAGCACCTTACACGAACTCGCAGCGGAATACCAAATTTCTGCGGAGCGCATTCGCCAATTGGAAAATAACGCCATAAAGAAGATGCGTTCCGTACTCGCTGACTAG